In Pseudobdellovibrionaceae bacterium, the following proteins share a genomic window:
- a CDS encoding outer membrane beta-barrel protein, which yields MTRAGLITLLISLSISILGLSAHAEGVGLLNDDQWAQDQASKGYMLAQFESDDSYDPFADYSEFDEASEEEADINFFRNGRFFTLGFIGGYRSLTETLGDIYAPAPTFGIFLSYFFDLRFAMQLAFVTGDHTIDFTSPAGTRVRGTASLTQMGFDLKYYLNTQNVTRGLAKLNPYFIGGFSQVYRTATVTGQSAFSKEGALGFDVGAGMEVPMLRNKMYLGFQATYHLVSFKDENSEINLAGGEKTGIFPTGDFMNMVIILGINF from the coding sequence TTGACAAGAGCTGGGCTCATCACACTTCTGATTTCACTATCTATCTCGATCCTTGGCCTAAGTGCTCATGCCGAAGGCGTTGGCCTTCTCAATGACGATCAATGGGCCCAGGACCAAGCCTCCAAAGGCTACATGCTGGCCCAGTTTGAAAGTGATGATTCCTACGACCCCTTTGCTGACTACAGTGAATTTGATGAGGCTTCGGAGGAAGAGGCGGACATTAACTTTTTCCGCAACGGCCGGTTTTTCACCCTCGGATTTATTGGTGGCTACCGCAGCCTGACTGAGACCCTCGGCGACATTTATGCTCCCGCGCCAACGTTTGGGATCTTTCTCTCTTACTTTTTTGATCTCCGTTTTGCCATGCAGCTGGCCTTTGTGACGGGTGATCACACCATTGACTTTACTTCGCCTGCAGGCACCAGGGTGCGGGGAACGGCATCACTAACGCAGATGGGGTTCGATCTTAAATACTACTTGAACACCCAGAATGTGACCCGTGGACTGGCAAAGCTCAACCCTTACTTTATTGGTGGTTTTTCTCAGGTCTACCGGACCGCAACCGTTACCGGACAAAGTGCCTTTTCCAAGGAAGGTGCATTGGGTTTTGACGTGGGTGCTGGCATGGAAGTGCCCATGTTAAGAAACAAAATGTACCTCGGCTTTCAGGCCACTTATCATCTAGTCAGTTTTAAAGATGAAAACTCCGAGATCAATCTCGCCGGAGGTGAGAAAACCGGCATCTTCCCGACCGGTGATTTCATGAACATGGTCATTATTCTCGGGATCAATTTTTAA
- the purQ gene encoding phosphoribosylformylglycinamidine synthase subunit PurQ, producing the protein MSQKKIGILRFLGTNCDRDIWQAVESVGLQPEWLWYQDQFNTGDYGALVLPGGFSYGDYLRCGALAAKAPVMESLREAAGKGVPVMGICNGFQILCDSGLLPGVLVRNEGLRFIDDWVELSLANPCSAFGSDNRGQSRSRLPIAHGEGRYVIDEDGLKAIQDRGQIWWTYNKNPNGSVHDIAGVMNEGKNVAGLMPHPERALFDWMGGEDGRLFFESLL; encoded by the coding sequence ATGTCGCAAAAGAAAATTGGCATTCTGAGATTTCTCGGTACCAATTGTGATCGGGATATTTGGCAGGCGGTTGAGTCTGTGGGGCTGCAGCCCGAGTGGCTTTGGTACCAGGACCAGTTTAATACCGGTGACTATGGCGCTCTGGTCCTCCCTGGGGGATTTAGTTACGGAGATTATTTGCGCTGTGGGGCCTTGGCCGCAAAAGCGCCAGTGATGGAATCCTTGCGTGAAGCTGCCGGCAAGGGTGTGCCCGTCATGGGGATCTGCAATGGTTTTCAGATCCTTTGCGATTCGGGTCTGTTGCCTGGAGTTTTAGTTCGCAATGAGGGTCTGCGTTTTATTGACGACTGGGTGGAGTTGAGTCTTGCCAATCCCTGTTCGGCTTTTGGCTCGGACAACAGGGGGCAAAGTCGGTCGAGACTCCCCATCGCACACGGCGAGGGCCGATACGTGATTGATGAGGACGGCCTAAAGGCCATTCAGGATCGCGGACAAATCTGGTGGACTTACAACAAGAATCCTAATGGTTCGGTCCATGACATTGCCGGCGTGATGAATGAAGGAAAAAACGTGGCGGGACTGATGCCTCATCCTGAGAGAGCCTTGTTTGACTGGATGGGTGGTGAGGACGGACGTTTATTTTTTGAAAGCTTGCTCTAA
- a CDS encoding adenylosuccinate lyase, which yields MIARYSREEMDKIWQLQNRFQQMLEVEQAVAETQAELGLIPKEAARDIRQKGKFKIERIDEIEKTTRHDVIAFVSAVAENVGDNGRYVHYGMTSSDVLDTALSLQIRQGGQVLLASLDRLLAALRRQMEQHQESLCPGRTHGMHAEPTSFGMKMAGFVAEFMRHRSRLEAALKQMAVGKLSGAVGTYSTQPEEVEKGVCNRLGLLPETIATQVIPRDRHAELFFAIAMVGAGLERLAIELRHLQRTEVGEVIEGFTPGQKGSSAMPHKKNPISAENITGAARLLRSYLQAGMENVALWHERDISHSSVERVALPDAFILCDYAVDRMAGVIERIFVDVERMRANMEMSGGHLFSSHVLLALVDGGLSREEAYKVVQSHAHKMNKGDHLLASLLQDGEVMKRVSRKKLDEIFAGQTHRSAISKVLNRMVTLLK from the coding sequence TTGATCGCTCGTTACAGTCGCGAAGAGATGGATAAAATCTGGCAGCTGCAGAATCGGTTTCAGCAGATGCTTGAAGTGGAGCAGGCGGTTGCCGAAACCCAGGCCGAGTTGGGGTTAATCCCCAAAGAGGCGGCCCGGGACATTCGCCAAAAAGGAAAGTTCAAGATCGAGCGCATCGACGAAATCGAAAAGACCACCCGCCATGATGTGATTGCCTTTGTCTCCGCAGTTGCTGAGAACGTGGGCGACAACGGACGCTATGTTCACTATGGAATGACCTCGTCCGATGTTTTGGACACCGCCCTAAGTCTGCAGATTCGTCAGGGTGGACAAGTTCTTTTGGCCTCACTCGACAGGCTGTTGGCCGCTTTGCGCCGGCAAATGGAACAGCACCAGGAGAGTCTCTGTCCAGGGCGCACCCATGGGATGCATGCGGAGCCGACCAGCTTTGGCATGAAGATGGCCGGCTTTGTGGCCGAGTTTATGCGCCACCGGTCGAGACTTGAGGCAGCTCTTAAGCAAATGGCAGTTGGAAAGCTAAGTGGAGCTGTTGGGACATATTCAACTCAACCTGAAGAGGTGGAAAAGGGCGTTTGCAACCGCTTGGGGCTGCTACCGGAAACTATTGCCACCCAAGTCATACCACGAGATCGCCACGCAGAATTGTTTTTTGCTATCGCCATGGTCGGCGCCGGGCTTGAGCGTTTGGCAATCGAATTGCGCCACCTCCAGCGTACTGAAGTGGGTGAGGTCATTGAAGGTTTTACGCCTGGGCAAAAGGGCTCAAGCGCCATGCCTCACAAGAAAAATCCAATCAGTGCAGAAAACATCACAGGAGCCGCACGACTCTTGCGTTCCTACCTCCAGGCCGGCATGGAGAATGTGGCCTTGTGGCACGAGAGGGACATTAGCCATTCCAGTGTGGAGCGTGTGGCGCTTCCGGATGCCTTTATCCTTTGCGACTATGCGGTCGACCGGATGGCGGGGGTGATAGAACGGATCTTCGTTGATGTGGAGAGGATGCGGGCCAATATGGAAATGTCCGGAGGGCATCTGTTTAGCTCACATGTCTTGCTGGCCCTGGTGGATGGTGGCTTGAGCCGCGAAGAGGCCTACAAAGTTGTTCAGTCCCACGCACACAAAATGAACAAGGGCGATCATTTGCTGGCTTCTCTGCTTCAGGATGGAGAGGTGATGAAAAGGGTAAGTCGGAAAAAGCTGGATGAGATTTTTGCCGGGCAGACCCATCGATCAGCGATTAGCAAGGTTTTAAATAGAATGGTAACCCTACTGAAGTGA
- the purL gene encoding phosphoribosylformylglycinamidine synthase subunit PurL, which translates to MELSAKLKHYRLNQDEYKKILEVLGREPQGVEWALFSALWSEHCSYKSSKVHLKKFFNKTERVLESFGENAGVIDLGEGERVAFKMESHNHPSYIEPYQGAATGVGGILRDIFTMGARPLALANFLCFGEAKASRMTHLVDGVVRGIAGYGNCVGVPTVTGQTEFHPSYNGNILVNAFALGLFRPDMQVVNSKARGTGNYVVYVGAKTGRDGVHGASMASESFDDNSESKKPTVQIGDPFFEKLLIESCLEVMEKDLVVAIQDMGAAGLTSSSFEMASKGGVGLTLHLDQVPLRDSTITPEEILLSESQERMLLVCEPAKFEDLKAVFDHWNLDASIVGEVKDEKTIDLYWHGEIICSIDPDVLVENAPMYERPYDKWENRNRAESLEKVVPQVDDPNEQLLKVLKDLRGTSREWVYRQYDQRVGGATSRDATDSVAVMRLPDSGRALGLVLGCRPFMMRWDARQGGMDAVAYPALELAAKGFEPLALTDCLNFGNPEKPELMSEFVAAVEGMSETCEALRTPVISGNVSFYNETLNKNVTSTPSTGLVGLRPELGGIPKSYFTGMAQGVYLVRLPQVHLNGQWSEMETGQPMKGVGEFEVQGLMSFTKLITDLGRQPYVYSSRLVGKFGLAYALARMCLPLGVGVRTAAGDWFLNPRNPGGSLFAETCYEVLFAVDREREAEFKELAKSSGTEGLRVYKIGETGGDRIVGGRALDVPIDQARRAYDSGWEANFEGLE; encoded by the coding sequence GTGGAATTGTCAGCTAAACTGAAACATTATCGACTGAATCAGGACGAGTACAAAAAAATCCTGGAAGTCCTGGGTCGTGAGCCACAGGGCGTGGAGTGGGCCCTGTTTTCGGCCCTATGGAGCGAGCATTGCAGCTACAAAAGTTCTAAGGTCCATCTGAAGAAGTTTTTCAATAAAACAGAGCGGGTGTTGGAGAGCTTTGGTGAAAACGCCGGAGTGATTGACCTGGGTGAGGGCGAGAGAGTGGCCTTTAAAATGGAAAGCCATAATCACCCCAGCTATATTGAGCCCTACCAGGGAGCAGCCACTGGCGTGGGCGGGATTCTGCGTGATATTTTCACTATGGGTGCAAGGCCTTTGGCCCTGGCCAACTTTCTCTGCTTTGGTGAGGCCAAGGCCTCGCGCATGACCCACTTGGTGGATGGTGTGGTGCGGGGAATTGCCGGTTATGGAAACTGTGTGGGAGTGCCTACCGTCACAGGGCAAACAGAGTTTCATCCCTCTTACAATGGCAACATTTTGGTTAACGCTTTTGCCTTGGGTTTGTTCCGTCCCGATATGCAGGTGGTGAATTCCAAAGCAAGAGGGACAGGTAACTATGTGGTCTACGTTGGGGCCAAGACCGGACGCGATGGCGTTCACGGCGCCTCCATGGCCAGTGAGTCCTTTGATGACAATAGTGAATCCAAAAAACCCACGGTACAGATTGGAGATCCCTTCTTTGAAAAGCTTTTGATTGAGTCCTGTCTTGAAGTCATGGAGAAGGACTTGGTTGTGGCCATTCAGGATATGGGTGCTGCGGGACTGACAAGTTCCAGCTTTGAAATGGCCTCAAAAGGGGGAGTGGGTCTGACCCTTCATTTGGATCAGGTGCCTCTTCGCGATAGTACCATTACGCCTGAGGAGATTTTACTCTCTGAAAGCCAGGAGAGAATGCTACTGGTGTGTGAGCCGGCCAAATTTGAGGACCTCAAGGCCGTCTTTGATCATTGGAATTTGGATGCCTCCATCGTTGGTGAAGTTAAAGATGAAAAGACTATCGATCTTTATTGGCATGGCGAAATAATTTGTTCAATTGATCCCGATGTTTTGGTTGAAAATGCACCCATGTATGAAAGACCTTACGACAAATGGGAAAACCGCAATCGGGCAGAGTCACTGGAGAAGGTGGTTCCCCAGGTGGACGACCCCAATGAGCAGCTTTTGAAGGTCTTAAAAGATTTGCGTGGGACTTCCCGCGAGTGGGTCTATCGCCAATATGACCAACGAGTGGGCGGTGCCACCTCTCGGGACGCCACCGATTCGGTAGCGGTGATGCGCCTTCCGGATTCTGGTCGAGCCCTAGGTTTGGTCTTGGGATGTCGCCCCTTTATGATGAGATGGGACGCCCGCCAGGGAGGAATGGATGCTGTGGCTTATCCTGCGCTGGAACTGGCGGCTAAAGGTTTTGAGCCCCTGGCCCTGACGGATTGTTTGAATTTTGGCAATCCCGAAAAGCCAGAACTCATGAGTGAGTTTGTAGCGGCTGTCGAAGGCATGAGTGAAACCTGTGAAGCTCTGAGGACGCCCGTCATCAGTGGAAACGTCAGCTTTTACAATGAAACCCTGAATAAAAATGTCACCTCGACACCATCCACAGGTCTGGTCGGGCTACGGCCGGAGTTGGGTGGGATTCCCAAGTCTTATTTCACCGGCATGGCCCAAGGGGTTTACTTAGTTCGATTGCCTCAGGTCCATTTGAATGGTCAATGGTCAGAAATGGAAACTGGCCAGCCCATGAAGGGAGTGGGTGAGTTTGAAGTTCAGGGTCTCATGAGTTTTACTAAGCTCATCACCGATTTGGGGCGGCAGCCTTATGTATATTCTAGCCGGTTGGTTGGTAAGTTTGGCTTGGCCTATGCGCTGGCAAGAATGTGTCTACCTCTGGGTGTGGGTGTGCGAACAGCAGCGGGAGATTGGTTCCTCAATCCTCGGAACCCAGGAGGAAGTCTTTTTGCGGAAACCTGCTACGAGGTGCTCTTTGCTGTGGATCGGGAGAGGGAAGCCGAGTTCAAGGAGCTGGCCAAATCTTCGGGCACCGAAGGTCTGCGAGTATATAAGATTGGGGAAACAGGTGGCGACCGCATTGTTGGTGGTCGTGCTTTAGACGTCCCCATTGATCAAGCGCGACGGGCTTACGATTCCGGTTGGGAGGCGAATTTTGAAGGACTGGAATGA
- a CDS encoding amidophosphoribosyltransferase has protein sequence MLKDWNEECAVFGIWGDPEAGKMAYLGLYAQQHRGQESAGISTLSYGGRQIHHKGVGLVGEVFPADVLERLNGRAAIGHVRYSTTGTNSLHNVQPLTAGLLTGPVAMAHNGNIVNSKTLRKELKKLGAIFQGTNDTECLLHLLARHPSNNLVTCLKESVQRLDGAYSLVLLAKDKLVAMRDPRGMRPLILGQRHLEEGGFSWVVASETCAFDLIGAKYIREIEPGEIWWVDENGEHSERFAEPSQPLAQCVFEHVYFARPDSKVFGKSVYETRKRMGEILAEENPVEADFVIPVPDSGTPAAIGYSQKSGIPFELGIIRNHYIGRTFIQPSQSIRSFGVKIKLNPQAEILKGKRVVVVDDSLVRGTTSQKIIRLVRQAGAKEVHFRIASPPTTGPCYYGVDTPEKSELIANQKSLEGIRSFIDADTLAYLTINGMMQAVGSSKAGYCAACFDGQYPTDI, from the coding sequence ATTTTGAAGGACTGGAATGAGGAATGTGCCGTCTTTGGCATTTGGGGAGATCCGGAAGCCGGTAAGATGGCCTATTTGGGATTGTACGCCCAACAACACCGGGGTCAGGAGTCGGCGGGGATCTCAACCTTGTCTTACGGGGGAAGACAGATTCATCACAAAGGTGTAGGTCTTGTGGGCGAAGTCTTTCCAGCGGATGTCTTGGAGCGTTTGAATGGGCGAGCGGCCATTGGCCATGTTCGCTATTCAACCACTGGGACCAATTCCCTTCACAATGTGCAGCCCTTAACAGCGGGTCTTCTCACAGGTCCTGTGGCCATGGCTCACAACGGTAATATCGTGAATTCCAAGACACTGCGAAAAGAGCTTAAGAAGTTAGGAGCTATCTTTCAGGGAACCAACGATACGGAGTGTTTGTTGCATTTGCTGGCCCGTCACCCGAGCAACAACTTGGTGACTTGCCTCAAGGAATCAGTGCAGCGCCTGGATGGGGCTTACAGTCTGGTGCTTTTGGCCAAGGACAAGCTGGTGGCTATGCGGGACCCACGTGGTATGCGGCCACTCATTCTGGGCCAGCGCCATTTGGAGGAAGGCGGCTTTTCCTGGGTGGTCGCATCCGAAACCTGCGCCTTTGACCTTATTGGCGCCAAATACATTCGTGAGATCGAGCCCGGTGAAATATGGTGGGTGGATGAAAACGGCGAACACAGTGAAAGGTTTGCCGAGCCTTCTCAGCCCTTGGCTCAATGTGTTTTTGAGCACGTCTACTTTGCTCGCCCTGACTCCAAAGTCTTTGGCAAAAGTGTCTACGAGACCCGCAAGAGAATGGGTGAAATTCTTGCCGAAGAAAACCCAGTGGAGGCAGACTTCGTGATTCCCGTTCCCGACAGTGGAACACCGGCGGCCATTGGCTATTCACAGAAAAGTGGGATTCCCTTTGAGTTAGGCATTATCCGCAACCATTACATTGGTCGTACCTTTATTCAGCCCAGCCAGAGCATTCGCTCTTTTGGCGTGAAGATTAAACTGAATCCCCAGGCTGAAATTCTAAAGGGTAAGCGTGTCGTGGTGGTGGACGACTCCTTGGTGCGGGGGACAACGAGCCAAAAGATCATTCGTTTGGTTCGCCAGGCTGGTGCGAAGGAGGTGCATTTTCGCATTGCCTCGCCGCCAACTACGGGACCTTGTTACTATGGAGTCGACACGCCAGAGAAATCGGAGCTCATTGCCAATCAAAAGTCCCTGGAAGGAATTCGCAGTTTTATCGATGCCGATACTTTGGCTTATCTGACAATTAACGGAATGATGCAGGCGGTGGGATCAAGCAAGGCTGGCTACTGTGCCGCCTGTTTTGATGGGCAATATCCTACGGACATCTAG
- a CDS encoding phosphoribosylformylglycinamidine cyclo-ligase: MSMDYKKAGVDIAAGEALVDWLKSNQPPKWPHQERLVSGIGGFAALFRGGFPEMESPCLVSCTDGVGTKLKLAVEFHSYHRVAQDLVAMCVNDMVCSGASPLFFLDYYACGKLDVEKAKQFLTGLQKACLESDCLLIGGETAEMPGVYAGDDFDCAGFSVGVVDEPKVLGAHRVQPGDVAIGVSSSGFHSNGFSLLRKIFASDLAEWADRLLEPTALYVKLAKRLMEIAEVHAFAHVTGGGMDNLLRVIPKGTQLQLKPWSIPQPFLEVKRRGQMSWRSLLQTLNCGIGFVVYAPERDESVIRETIRALGFESWRLAELSDPMEGESQWSMNEEELNAQL; the protein is encoded by the coding sequence GTGTCAATGGACTACAAAAAGGCCGGTGTGGACATAGCGGCCGGAGAAGCCCTCGTAGACTGGTTAAAATCGAATCAACCGCCGAAATGGCCCCATCAGGAACGACTTGTTTCTGGGATTGGCGGCTTTGCAGCTTTGTTTCGCGGTGGTTTTCCAGAGATGGAGTCCCCTTGTTTGGTGAGTTGCACAGATGGGGTGGGAACCAAGCTCAAATTAGCTGTGGAGTTTCACAGTTATCACAGGGTGGCCCAGGATTTGGTGGCCATGTGTGTGAACGACATGGTCTGCTCTGGGGCCTCACCTTTGTTTTTTCTCGACTATTATGCCTGTGGAAAGCTGGACGTGGAAAAGGCCAAGCAATTTCTCACTGGCTTGCAGAAGGCCTGTTTGGAATCCGACTGTCTGTTGATCGGTGGCGAGACGGCGGAAATGCCAGGGGTTTACGCGGGTGATGATTTCGACTGCGCTGGCTTTTCCGTTGGTGTGGTCGATGAGCCCAAAGTACTTGGTGCGCATCGAGTGCAGCCAGGCGATGTGGCCATTGGTGTGTCCAGCTCGGGATTTCATTCCAATGGTTTTTCTCTCTTGCGCAAAATCTTTGCAAGTGATCTAGCCGAGTGGGCGGATCGCCTGCTGGAACCCACGGCTCTGTATGTAAAACTCGCCAAGCGATTGATGGAGATTGCAGAAGTTCATGCCTTTGCCCATGTGACGGGCGGAGGGATGGATAACCTATTGCGGGTGATCCCCAAGGGCACTCAATTACAGTTAAAACCTTGGTCCATTCCTCAGCCTTTTTTGGAAGTGAAAAGACGGGGACAGATGTCCTGGCGGAGCCTGCTGCAGACGCTCAACTGTGGAATCGGATTTGTTGTTTATGCGCCTGAGCGGGACGAGTCGGTCATTCGCGAAACCATTCGCGCCTTAGGCTTTGAGTCTTGGAGGCTGGCCGAGTTGAGTGACCCGATGGAGGGCGAGAGCCAGTGGTCAATGAATGAAGAGGAATTAAACGCCCAGCTGTGA
- a CDS encoding cytochrome c yields the protein MKVKFVGLVLAIIGLQLSAWAAGDANNGKIIAQGCVGCHGTDGVSKQPMHPNLAGQKENYLIWQLSAFRDGSRPSHIMNHVAEGLDDQAIADLSAYYSQLGACQ from the coding sequence ATGAAGGTAAAGTTCGTTGGTCTGGTATTGGCCATCATCGGTCTTCAGTTGTCGGCTTGGGCGGCAGGTGATGCCAATAACGGGAAAATTATTGCACAAGGCTGTGTCGGCTGCCACGGAACTGATGGAGTTTCCAAGCAACCCATGCACCCAAATTTGGCCGGTCAAAAGGAAAATTATTTGATTTGGCAATTGAGTGCCTTCCGTGATGGGTCTCGTCCGTCTCACATCATGAATCATGTTGCTGAGGGTTTGGATGATCAGGCGATTGCCGACCTTTCGGCCTATTACAGCCAACTCGGCGCTTGCCAATAA
- the purS gene encoding phosphoribosylformylglycinamidine synthase subunit PurS — MKIGVKILPRNEVLDSQGRAVEKTLSQHGKTVDACRVGKYVQLDIEASNEEQALNKAREIAEFVLYNPLIETFELEVVS; from the coding sequence ATGAAAATCGGAGTAAAGATCCTTCCTCGCAATGAGGTGTTGGACAGCCAAGGCCGGGCGGTTGAAAAAACCCTTTCTCAGCACGGCAAGACGGTCGATGCCTGTCGCGTGGGCAAGTATGTGCAGTTGGATATTGAGGCGAGCAACGAGGAACAGGCCCTGAACAAGGCTCGTGAAATTGCCGAGTTCGTTCTTTACAACCCATTGATTGAAACTTTTGAATTGGAAGTGGTGTCCTAA
- a CDS encoding phosphoribosylaminoimidazolesuccinocarboxamide synthase produces MKYQKGVFQYEGKAKKIYQVEGESDLLWLEFKDSLTAFNAQKKGSFADKGVINKKIAVLIFRYLQTKGIGSHLIADISDRELVCRKLTIIPLEVVVRNWLAGSTAKKFAIEEGTALEKPLVEFYYKKDELNDPFVSDDQALMLKAAKDQAQLDDLKEKALKVNGALIEFFKAIGIRLIDFKIEFGVNSKGEVVLGDEITPDSCRLWDLETNEKLDKDRFRRDLGQVEESYQEVLNRMSQTWEKQL; encoded by the coding sequence ATGAAGTACCAAAAAGGGGTATTTCAGTACGAAGGCAAGGCCAAAAAAATCTATCAAGTTGAAGGTGAAAGCGATCTTCTCTGGCTGGAGTTCAAAGACAGCCTCACGGCTTTTAATGCCCAAAAGAAGGGCTCTTTTGCTGACAAAGGGGTGATCAACAAGAAAATTGCGGTGCTGATTTTTCGCTATCTGCAGACTAAGGGAATCGGCAGCCATTTGATTGCAGACATTTCAGATCGGGAGTTGGTTTGTCGCAAGCTCACGATCATCCCTTTGGAAGTGGTGGTCCGTAACTGGTTAGCTGGGTCCACGGCGAAAAAGTTTGCCATCGAAGAGGGCACGGCACTGGAGAAGCCTTTGGTGGAGTTTTACTACAAAAAGGACGAGCTCAATGATCCTTTCGTCAGTGACGATCAGGCTCTCATGCTCAAGGCGGCCAAAGATCAGGCGCAATTGGACGATTTAAAGGAAAAAGCCCTAAAGGTGAATGGGGCTTTGATTGAATTCTTCAAGGCCATCGGCATTCGTCTCATTGATTTCAAAATTGAATTTGGCGTCAACTCCAAGGGCGAGGTGGTCTTGGGAGATGAGATCACTCCAGACAGCTGTCGTCTGTGGGATCTGGAAACCAACGAAAAACTGGACAAAGACCGTTTCCGTCGGGACTTGGGCCAGGTGGAAGAGAGTTATCAGGAAGTGTTGAACCGAATGAGTCAAACCTGGGAGAAGCAGTTATGA
- a CDS encoding sodium-dependent transporter, giving the protein MDNRKRAVWGTRLGFYFAAIGSAFGLGNVWRFPYVVTENGGGAFVLLYLFFLFLIGMPLLMAELLLGKTTRRSVVAALDRVRRPMGGKHPPLAGKAPSIIVGKEPWLVRYLPVVGKVSVLVGLIVLAYFGVISGWVLYFLGHTLGALVLGQSFSPDLALSTLLENGWLQVVLTSVHLLLVIVVVAKDVEDGLERWVGFMMPVFGVLMVALASQTLSLPTSGDALRFLFYPDFSQLTYSSMSQALGHVFFTLSIGFGSMVTFGSYLQQKAFIPIAGFRVATIDSIISLGAGLLIFPLLLSTVSGSAGPELLFRTVPVLFREISGGLWFGAGFFLCLYLAALGASIGLLETVVSNLKDSQKVKREKGAWWAGFICLSLAVVPALSTSVLSNVKVRGLGLLEICDALLINWILPVVALLVCQGVLYGLSDQVKRGEFIEDTEGLPNPEQDRLYGHWVFILRWVVPTVILSALALQLIGLIRNL; this is encoded by the coding sequence ATGGACAATCGTAAGCGTGCCGTTTGGGGAACCCGTCTGGGATTCTATTTTGCTGCCATTGGCTCGGCCTTCGGCCTAGGCAATGTTTGGCGCTTTCCCTATGTAGTGACTGAAAATGGCGGAGGAGCTTTTGTGCTTCTCTATCTGTTTTTCCTCTTCCTTATCGGCATGCCCTTGCTCATGGCGGAACTCTTGCTTGGTAAGACCACTCGGCGAAGTGTGGTGGCCGCACTGGACCGTGTCCGTCGGCCCATGGGGGGCAAACATCCCCCTCTGGCTGGCAAAGCCCCTTCAATCATTGTTGGCAAAGAGCCCTGGCTGGTGCGCTACCTGCCCGTAGTGGGCAAGGTGAGCGTTTTGGTTGGTCTGATTGTTTTGGCCTACTTCGGTGTGATTTCCGGTTGGGTGCTTTACTTCCTTGGCCACACTCTGGGTGCCCTTGTTCTCGGGCAGAGTTTCTCTCCTGACCTGGCTTTGTCCACTCTGTTGGAAAACGGCTGGTTGCAGGTGGTATTAACATCGGTTCATCTTCTCCTGGTGATTGTTGTCGTTGCCAAGGACGTGGAAGATGGACTGGAAAGATGGGTGGGCTTCATGATGCCGGTGTTCGGTGTTTTGATGGTGGCCCTGGCCAGCCAAACCCTATCACTTCCCACTTCTGGTGATGCCTTGAGATTTTTGTTTTATCCAGACTTCTCCCAATTGACCTATTCGTCCATGAGTCAGGCTCTCGGCCACGTATTCTTTACTCTCAGTATTGGTTTTGGTTCAATGGTGACGTTTGGGAGCTACTTGCAGCAAAAGGCCTTTATCCCCATTGCCGGGTTTCGGGTGGCCACCATTGATTCGATCATTTCCTTGGGCGCTGGCCTGCTGATTTTCCCGCTCTTGCTTTCGACTGTCTCCGGCAGTGCCGGGCCTGAGCTTCTCTTCCGCACGGTTCCGGTTTTGTTTCGGGAAATCTCCGGGGGTCTGTGGTTTGGTGCGGGGTTCTTCTTGTGCCTCTACCTGGCGGCTTTGGGGGCAAGCATTGGTCTTTTGGAAACCGTTGTCTCCAATTTGAAGGACTCGCAAAAGGTGAAACGGGAAAAGGGGGCCTGGTGGGCAGGGTTTATTTGTTTGTCTTTGGCCGTCGTTCCAGCTCTTAGTACCAGCGTCTTGAGCAATGTGAAGGTGCGAGGTTTAGGTCTCCTGGAGATCTGTGATGCCCTATTGATCAATTGGATATTGCCAGTGGTGGCTCTGTTGGTCTGTCAGGGTGTTCTTTATGGGCTCTCAGACCAGGTGAAGAGGGGAGAATTTATTGAAGACACCGAAGGTCTGCCCAATCCGGAACAGGACCGTCTCTATGGGCACTGGGTGTTTATTCTACGTTGGGTCGTGCCGACGGTGATTCTCTCAGCATTGGCGCTGCAGTTAATAGGTTTGATTAGGAACCTTTAA